CGCCCAGGCCAACGCCGCCTGCGCCGAGCTCTGCTCAGAACTCCGCCAGCCAACCGAAAACAGCTCAACCCGGACCACTTGGCCCGCCACAGCCGAAGCCCTCGCAACCGGCAAATGCGCAAGCTCTGCCGCCCGTGATCCCCGTCAAGCCGCCGCTCGCCGGTTTCGCCGTAGCGGTGAAGAAAGCGCTCGATACGTGGCCCGTGCCCCCGGGCAAAGGACGCCAGACCGCCGAATTGTGGCTTGAGCACAAGGACATCACGGCCTATTACGCCGCCCGCGACTATGCGCCACTCTGGGTTGAAAATAACAAGCCGGTCGCCGCCGTCGCCCCCATCAAGGCACGCCTCGCGCTGGCAAGCGACGATGCGCTCAATCTCGCGACCATCCCGCAAGCCGATTTCTCGGGCGACACGGATCATCTCGCCGCGGCCGAAATCGCTTTTTCAGAAGAGATCGTCGCCTATGGGCGCCAAGCTTCGGGTGTGCGACTCGATCCGCAGGACATCAACCCGCTCATTGGCGCCAAGCCCGATGTCGCAGCCCCGGGCCTCATTCTCGGCGCGGTCGCCGCGGCGGACACAGATGCCGGCGCGGTTTTGCAGAACTTCAATCCGCAACAGAGACCCTATGTCGCGCTGCGCGCTAAGCTCATCGCGCTGCGCCAGAAAAGCGATCCGGTTTCAGATCGCGCGATCCCGTTCGGACCCGTTCTTAGACTCGGCATGAGCGATCCGCGCGTACCGCTGATCCGCGCCCGCTTCGGCCTCGATGTCACGCAAAGCGACGACGACCTGATCTACGACACGCAGGTTGCCGCTGCGGTCGCCGATTTTCAGCGCGCCAACGGGCTTCGCCCGTCCGGCGTCCTCACCCCCCGCACGCAAGCGAGTCTCTCAGGCGACGAGCCGAAGCCTGACGTCGGAAACGAGATCATCGCCAATATGGAAATCTGGCGCTGGATGCCGCGCGACCTCGGCCAGAACCGCATCGATGTGAACATCCCCGATTATGAAGTTCGGGTTTTCCGTGACGACAAGGTCGTCGAGGAGAACAAGGTTGTTGTCGGCAAACCCACGACGCCAACGCCGGTCTTCTCCAACACAATGAAATTCGCGATCATCAATCCGTACTGGAACGTGCCGCCGTCGATCCTGCGCAAGGAGATGTTGCCGCGTCTCGCGCACGATCCGGGCTACCTTCAGCGCATGGGCTTTGAGACCTATTATTTCCACGGTCAATTGATGGTGCGCCAGCCGCCGGGCGAAAAGAATGCCTTGGGCCGCATCAAGTTCATGTTCCCCAACCAATATTCGGTCTATCTCCACGATACGCCGGAAAAGCGCTTCTTTGCATCGACGAAACGCGCCTTCAGCCACGGTTGCGTCCGCGTCGATCAGCCGCTCGACTTTGCGCAAACGGTGCTTGGACCGAAATGGCCGCAGGACCGCATCGAAAGCTTGATCGGCGGCAAGGAGCGTTATGTGTTTCTGCCGAAGCCGCTGCCGATCCATATCGAATATTTCACCGCCTATGTGAGCGATGACGACCGGCTGATCGTGCGCAACGACGTCTACGGCTATGAGCATAAGATCGAGGAGGCGCTGGGCCTTGTCGCGGCAAAACCGACGAATCGCAATGTCGCCGCGCAATTCGTTCCGTCGCGATATTGACGGCGAGGCGTCGAATCAGCGATTCTTTTTGAATTGAAACGAAAAGCGGCGTTCGTTTCGGCTCCCGTCCGCGATTCCGGGCGCGAAGAGAAAGCTCGCTCGCCGACACAGGTTCGCCACATTTGCTGGCTTACCTGAACTGGTCTTCATCATTCGGCAACATCAAGAGTGTCAGGGATGTGAGACGACCGTTGAACGGGGGAGCGTTTCATCCCAGGAGCGCTGACGGTTCTCGGTAAATGCAGGTATAGGCGGAGACGCCCGAACGAGCAGATCGGCTTAACCGCCGTATCCGAGAACCGGGGATTTGTTTTGCCAAAACCGCGCTTAAGCACGGATTCTGCAGTATGCGCCCGGCGGCGCCGGGGCGAGGTAGTCACAAATTTGCTCAGGGTAAAATCGAGCGCGATCAAATCCGCTCTCAAGGTGCAGTCCGCGGCCGGCAAAATTTTAGCAGCTGGTCTTATCGGCTCCTGCCTTCTCCTATTTGCACCTTCCGTTACAGAATCGGCGAAAGCCAACGGCGATACGCGCACGATCTACCTCTATCACGCGCATACGGGTGAATCGATCGACGCCACATATCTCGTCGACGGCCATTACGATCCCGAAGTTCTCAGAAAGCTGAATTGGTTCCTGCGCGACTGGCGGCGCAACGAAGAAACCAATATGGACCCGCGCCTCTTCGACGCGGTGTGGGAAGCCTATCGCGGCGCCGGCGCGACCGACCGCATCACCGTCCTTTGCGGCTATCGTTCGCCGGAAACCAACGCCATGCTGCGGCGGCGCTCGCGCGCAGTTGCCGAACATTCGCAACATATTCTCGGCAAAGCCATGGACACGACGATGCACGGCATGTCGATGGAGCATGTGCGCGAATCCGCCGCCCGGCTGCAAATGGGCGGCGTCGGCTATTATGGCGATACGAATTTCGTTCATATCGATGTTGGCGGCGTGCGGATGTGGCCGCGCATGACCTATGCGCAGCTGATGCGGCTGTTCCCCGACGGGAAGACTGTCCATATCGCATCGGACGGGCGCACGCTGCCGGGCTATGACGAAGCGCGCGCGGAACTCGCCGCTAATGGCACTGCCGTCGCAAGCCTGCCGCCGTCGCAGCATTCGGGCATCGGGGCTTTCTTCGCCTGGCTCTTGGGCAAGGGCAACAGCGGCGACGACGAGGATAACGCTTCGACCGAACAGCAACCCACGGCGCCAGCGCCGACGCAGGTTGCCGCCGCGCAAGCCCCCGCAACGCCGGCAGAGGCGA
This Methylovirgula sp. DNA region includes the following protein-coding sequences:
- a CDS encoding L,D-transpeptidase family protein, whose product is MPRDKKFRLALAAALTVCLPFAVQAQAPDATQPPASVDDVTGAIPSASVPLSNEALVPPAPIAPPNAPPPRPTPPAPSSAQNSASQPKTAQPGPLGPPQPKPSQPANAQALPPVIPVKPPLAGFAVAVKKALDTWPVPPGKGRQTAELWLEHKDITAYYAARDYAPLWVENNKPVAAVAPIKARLALASDDALNLATIPQADFSGDTDHLAAAEIAFSEEIVAYGRQASGVRLDPQDINPLIGAKPDVAAPGLILGAVAAADTDAGAVLQNFNPQQRPYVALRAKLIALRQKSDPVSDRAIPFGPVLRLGMSDPRVPLIRARFGLDVTQSDDDLIYDTQVAAAVADFQRANGLRPSGVLTPRTQASLSGDEPKPDVGNEIIANMEIWRWMPRDLGQNRIDVNIPDYEVRVFRDDKVVEENKVVVGKPTTPTPVFSNTMKFAIINPYWNVPPSILRKEMLPRLAHDPGYLQRMGFETYYFHGQLMVRQPPGEKNALGRIKFMFPNQYSVYLHDTPEKRFFASTKRAFSHGCVRVDQPLDFAQTVLGPKWPQDRIESLIGGKERYVFLPKPLPIHIEYFTAYVSDDDRLIVRNDVYGYEHKIEEALGLVAAKPTNRNVAAQFVPSRY
- a CDS encoding DUF882 domain-containing protein — translated: MLRVKSSAIKSALKVQSAAGKILAAGLIGSCLLLFAPSVTESAKANGDTRTIYLYHAHTGESIDATYLVDGHYDPEVLRKLNWFLRDWRRNEETNMDPRLFDAVWEAYRGAGATDRITVLCGYRSPETNAMLRRRSRAVAEHSQHILGKAMDTTMHGMSMEHVRESAARLQMGGVGYYGDTNFVHIDVGGVRMWPRMTYAQLMRLFPDGKTVHIASDGRTLPGYDEARAELAANGTAVASLPPSQHSGIGAFFAWLLGKGNSGDDEDNASTEQQPTAPAPTQVAAAQAPATPAEAMQADATGSIPDRSSDTRAAEAAAAPDAVTASIDMPLPPQRPDDLVAMADVPLPPERPAFQFTALLSPAAPVVVAEAETSAPDLPGIITQGPDDGRPRQGLSRMYGVPALVLAYAPVAQMEGLRRAAHHSEAIASPPANAVTIVPARLDGSNFGSLTSGTEVAELASATVFGPTAIGLRSAARVENTALFAEPRADYLEHFRRAPETLPADRFAVASVPALRQDDGAVALDDSRSGD